The sequence CCACTCGCGGGAGTTCTTTGGGACACAAGCAAGGATTTTCCTGGATAGTGTTTGTCCACAAAACCAAATGAGTTACCttgttaaatgattaaaaaacactGCCCATTGGTTTCATGCTACCAGCCAGTCGCAGTATTTTAATGGGTAGCAAAACTTATGGGTTGATTTAAAGATAAACTCCCTGGCACTGAAGACGTTTTGACAAGCTGGTGTCAGACGGCTATGACGGCATCAGTGCCGCGTACTCATTCCATTGCTTTTTTGCCTCCTATTCTCTCTCTGAGGCGAAATTTGGTTATCTAATTTTTGCTTCCCATCAATCATCTGCTTTGGACATCACCTGTTCATACTGGCTGCAAAATCTGTGTATTGATACACGAGACGTCACCATAGAGCTGCCTGTCACACGGCGAGTTCCGTCCTTCAGAGCCACACTGAGCGCGCCCGTGCACGCTGAGCAACGCTCGCTCACACAGAGTAGCTCACTCTGCAGAAGCCCTCACTCACACACCGCCACAAAACGTCCTTTCATTCTGACATCTTTCCACCTAGTCTTGCCCATCAGATGAGAAACACCGTAAGACTGGGAgataaaacctttttaaaataagtttcctAGCAGAAATTAATGTTTTACAAAATGTGTACTTTTAAAGCAGCAGTTAGAAACTTTGTTcttgtaatatataaataatactgtTATATCAAATTGTGAATTTAAATAAGTTTAATTTAACAGTTTCTTtcttatctctttaaaaaaatacagatttctgttACTTGACGGCTTCTCCATTCTTCCAATTCCAAGGAATACAAAGGTCCCCATCTTGCATAACGGAGTAAAAATGTGACACGCAGAGGTGCAGCCCTTGTAGATAAGGCAGTGATTGCTCTAGAAGTCTCTTACAACAATCCACCATCTGTATACTAGAAACACTGGGCTCCTTATAAAACTTTTCCAGAGAAAATTTCTTCGTTGAAGCCTGTATCAATTCATTTTCAATAACCTTTAACCTgttatattgaaaataaaaataacattgccATAAACCATAACCAAACAAAGGAACATAATAAAATGTaactataattttatatgttgGGGCTATAACTTTCTACTCACAACGATAGAAACAGTACGCACAGAGGCAAAAGTACACGCTTGGAAGCCACGCCAGCGGTTACAGGGCAGTACCTGTTACTTCCCATGTCTCTAACAGTATCTGTTAAACCTTCTCAGCAGTGATGGAGCACAAACAATTAATGCAAAGTTTAAAATGCTCCTAGCCCGCCTCGCCAGCAGCCGCTGCTGACTGAAGGAGGCAGAAAGCCAAGGGTGTGAAGCCCCAGCTCGAGGAGCCACTGTGGGTGTGACCCGGGGGCAGTGACTTCTGGAGATCGGCAGGAGGGCAGGCCCCGAGGAGGAGGGTCGTCTTCGCGCTCCTCCCCGACACCCAGCTGCCTCCCCTCGCTGAGGCTCCACCGTCTCTCAGGCCCATCAGGGGCTCGAGTAGAGGCTACAAGTCAGCAGCTCAGCGCAGAATCAGCGTCTACACTACTTCCACCCTCAGGTGGCAACGTCGTGGCTCTGAGGTTTCAGTAAACAGACTCTATCCCCCAAAttgtgggtgggagggaggactCGGCCTCCTGTCCTCACAGGCCTCTGACCTCACAGGAAGGCCACGTGAGCAGGGAGTGAAGCCACCCGCACGGTGAGGGTCCTGGAGCTAGTCTAACTGAAGTACAGCACTGGTTAGAAACACCCAAATACCTTCTCTTTCCTACCCACTCAAGCTCCCCATAGAGGAAAAGAGTAAGTACCACAAAATAGCCATAAGctagaaaaatacttaaaaacagaACTGTTCACTGTGCCGGTCGGCAGTGAGCAGCAGTGGCCTGGAAGTCCTGAGTCCCCCTgctcatatatatacatatgtagtcCGTTTTGTCTGTAAGGTCACTCCCTCTAGACAGCGTTGCCTAGAGATTCAAGCAGGCGGACGGCAGTGAGGACTGACAGGCTCTCAGTACCCTCCAGGTGGGCCTGCGTCTACTCTCCCCAGGATTGGACAGGAACTGATAGCAGGGGTTGACAAACGCTTTCTGTAAAGGGCTTTTTTCAGTtgctcaaaaaaaccaaaacaagataTTACCAATCCAGCTTAGAAATGAAAAGCCTTGCTGCGTGCCGAGTTGCAACACTGCTCTCCACTGACACATGTTACACGAATCTCTGGAAAGGGCCATGCATTCCCATTCCTGCTCAGAGAAGCCTCCAGTCTCATTCCTGGGTTCCCATGTTCCCCGGGCCCACAACCTTTGCAATCATGAGAGCACAGCAGTCTTCTGGGTGCAGTCTTGGGGGAGCCTCGAGTCCCGAGGAGGCAGCCTCTGCTAAGGCTCAATCCAGGGCTGTCCCATCCAAAAGAAAGACGGCGTGGAACAGCCTTTCCCTCCTTGGATGCCTCTGTAGTCCACAGCAGACTAACTTAAAACATGTTTTCAGGGGCCAGcatcgtggcatagtggttaagttcagtgctctctgctttggtggcccaggtttgcgggtttggattctgggcacagaatCCAAAcccaccacttgtcagccatgctgtggcagggacccacatacaaagtggaggaagactggtatggatgttagctcagggctaatcttcctcagcaaaaaaaaaaaaaaaaaaaaaaaaaaagtgaaaaaattgtttttttgcctttctttataatttctttgcttttttatattcatacgtcaaaaaaaaaaaaaaagaagaaaaagggaggcACAGTACAAACAAGATACCATGAGATGGTGGGTGTGGCTATGGGAAGTTCTGTTCCTTTCCTTCAACTGCTAAGAAATAGGCCAGACATTTCCTAGGGGGAAATGACCCTTCTCTCCTTTGACAAAAATTATGTCTATATTTTTTTAACACAAAGTTGAACACTGTGTCTTTGACATCCGAGTGTGAGCTCCACAAGGGACTCTGTTTGCACTGTATCCTGCTAGTGACTTTTACAGGTCCTGCGAGGCACCTAAGGATTCAGTCAAGATTAGTTGAAcattccttttgctgaggaagactggccctgagctaacatgcatgctcatcttcctctactttatacatgggatgcctaccacagcatggcttgccaagcagtgctatgtctgtacccgggatcccaacctgggccgctgaagcacaaCGTGtgcactcaactgctgtgccaggGGGCAGGCCCCTTGAACATGCttttaaatgtctgtttccaCTGTACGTAAGTATTGAAATTATTTAACCGTTCTGCTATTATTCTGCATTTCTGTCGTTTCCAATTCTAAGCGATTCTGAAACACGCAGCGCGGTGCGGGTGGGAGGGTAGGGCTGGGGCGTTCGCACACGTGGTGGAGCGAGGCCAGCCTGTTTGCCCCTAGGCCCGGGTTACCCAGGCCACTCGCGGCCTCCTGAGAGCTGAGAGCAGGCTCTCGCTGCCTCCAGAGGAGGGGGCTCTGCAGGGGGCACACTTTCTACTGGCAGCCAGGCCACGTCAAGAGGCGGGGGTACGAGTCACGGCCTCTGGAAGGGCACGCGGGGTCCGGAGGGAGCTCAGACGGCACAGTGGCCCCGTGGCGTGGGTGGCCTCTCATTGCCTTCCTCTTCGACAGCACCTGTGAGCTTTCACCTTTTTTATAAGTTGAGTTTCCACCTAAGAATCCACTTTATAAAGAGATACGCAGATAAAAAGTGACTGAAAGCCACTGTCAGAAGGTGCTTCATCTAAGGAAAGAAGGTCACGTGAGCCACCCCGTGATCAGAATGAAGGTGACCGTGGCAGGGTagggaggccagggcagagggagggggacagTGGAGGGGAGGACACTCTGGCCATAGAGGGTGGTGGGGGGCCAGCGGCGCCCACTACGGGAAGACAGCCCGCAGGGCCCAGTGGCGAATGTCCTCCTCTCCCTGGGGACGAGCACAGGGATGAGGGCTCCGGGGACACGTGCAAGTCAGGGAGTATGTACTGAggctcctgtgtgccaggcaccgagCCTGGCAGTGGAGGGAACAAACCAGACAAAACACGAAGCCTACATTCCGTCTGGGGGCAGCCAGTGGACAGGAGGGGGCCTGTCGCCAGAGGGGAGAAGGCTGGCCGGGCAGCGGGCGAGGACGCCGCGGGGGCTGCTCTGATCCGGAGTGGGCTCTGGGGCACCCAGGAGAAGGTGCAACTGAGTGCCGAGGGAGGCTGTCCGGGAGATGCGCTCCGGGGTACAGGGGAAGAGTTCGCTGGAGGAAGGAACAGGCCACCGGCCGGAGCAGGACGGGCGAGGGGGGGTCCCAGGGGAGCAGCAGGACCGGCATGCGGGGCAGCGCTCCGACTGGGGTTCTGGCTGCTCTGAGGGGAATCAACTGGGGAGGGGGATCAGAGTGGGAACCTGGAGACCAGAGAGGTGATCCCCAAATGGCTGAGGCTTGGACCAGGGGCGGcagtgaaggaaaggagaagcGGTGGGCTTCGGGGCAGACTGAGAAGGTGGAGCTGAGGTCTTGGTGCACTGGAGGTGGGGTGTGAGGAAgtcaggagaggaagaaagacagcTCAAgggttatttctttttattttccttcctcgaAATCTAGTGGCAATACTTCAAAGCATCAAGTGGCCCtacagaagacagagaaagaagccGCTTGGTGTAGCAGACAAACCCATCAGCCCCAAAAATGAAAGGCTGCAGGGCTGACAATTTAGAAAAGGAACATCACAAACACAAAGGCTACCAACCAGACCAAAGGTGGGATATTCATGAGATAGGATCTGGTCAACAGAGTGGTCATCAATTCCACAAGCAAAACAAAGAGATGCACCCCCTTCACCTACTGTGTACATAAAGTGATCCCATTATGTTGTTAAAGGACCACTCTCATGGCTgctgccctttctctctctctattcctaTCCTCGGCTATTTAAACAAGCAGTTGGTAGGGACCGACGAGTGCCCAGGCAGCGAGGCAGGAGACAGTAACGTGGTGCCTTCCAGTGCACTGCTGAACAATCTCGGCGATCGCCCACCCACCAGGCTCCAGTCCTTGTGCTCCTTCCTAGCCACGTGCCCCCTCATTCTCCTTGGCCTCCTTCCTGCTCTTCGGCCACTGCCTTCCCTTCCATGCTCCTGTTCCTTCCCAGAGCGTTGGCTTTGGCTCTTCCCGTTCAACTCCACTCTGTGGTCCAGCTACCACTGACATATTTATAGCACTCACCTCTCCTGCTAGAAACACattccaggagggcagggggcaggcctTCAGCTCTCTATCAGTGGCACCTGTCATAGCTTCGGGCACACAACAGTCATAGCAAATGACGgctaaatgaatgaacgaatgaataaacCCTTGGTAACCAAACCTCCTTAGGCAATAGCTTTAGGAAAACAAACTCTTTTGAATGTAATACTCTCCCCTTTCTTCACAGtagatacataaaatattatcaaGCAGCATGTTACTGCCTACAACCTAGGAAACTGTTGGCTATTGTGTGATTCCTTCAAAGATACAAACAGTATAGAGACAGCAGCACTTATgaactaaaacaattttttactttaaaatttcttctcaATTTAATAAAAACGCAGATGGAGTTTGCTTTATAAGAGtagtttccaaaattttaaacaatgaagATTCCTGTTAATCAAGTGTAACTGATTTTCCTCCTTGTTGCCACCCTTTTCCATCTGGAGAATTTCTTTCTGGTATTCTTATCTGTCATTCTGCTCCTGAGTTGACTTTTATATTAATCAGCCCTGCTCCTCAAATGGAAGTACATGGTGGTGATGTCATTTAGGTTATTCTGCCTAGACAACAGCCACATCCAATCCCTGGCAGAACAAGGTGGGGAGTATATACCTATGGAATATCCACAAATCAGTTGGTTTCCTAAGTTTAATACAGTTTTAATGTCCCACATCTACGAGTTCTGAATACCTGAACTTTTAAAGGTTAGACTGACTGCTAAGACATTACAGAGGGCTAGCAGTActcactcttcttttctcttcatgTTCTCTCTTGCCTGTTGGGCTTTGGTGAGAATAAACCACTGGAGGTTTGCTGGATCACAGAGGGTTGGGATGTTAAAATGCCCGAGTTCATGCAAGCTTGGAGCATATCTGTCACTGTAATGAAACACACATAAAAGGAAAAGTCACCGATCCTTTCATCCCCTGCTCCACCcccctaaaatattttattagtctGATTAACAGAAAAGGAATTCATCAAGAAAATCCACCTTAAAAATATAGCACAATTGACTTAAAGTTTTGCTGTCCCCAAAGAGATACACTTAATCAGGATGACCCCACACTTCCCAGCTCTAAGaacttcgtctgtaaaatggggctagcGACCAACTTCATGGTGAGGTTGTGGAAGCAAAAGAGATAATGCGCTTAAAGCCCCAAGCCCAGTGCCTGGAAAAGGGTAATGTGCTCCAAAAATGTTGGCTATTGGTTCAACATTAGTTTAATCCTATAATTGACTTTGCCGTGTAAGTGGCAATATATTTACAGAATTCTAGAGATTCAATCCTTCAATCCCCTCATGTCGGTTTTTCTAATGTGTAAAAGAGTGTTACTAACAGAAGTAGTGAcgtatttttctttaattcctaAGAATCACAAACTGAAATACAAAACAACGTAATCCGCTTTCACAACCCATCCAACTGAATGAATTGAgatatttttgtttcagatatttaCCTGTTAAGGATCATTTGTAAACCACGCAGACTTTGAGGGTGAAAAAGTATTCTATTTTTCAACAGTCTGTTATAGAAGACGTCAAGAAGAGAGTAGTACTCTTCAAGCGTCAACGCTGGCTGTAATTCTTCGAGATAAACCACTCGGATGCCCCCTAGAAGATGGCTTATTTGGTCTTCTAAGAGCACCAGCCTCCTCTGAAGGTCAAAATAACTCGGCAGTCTTTCAAAAAGCTACAGtattaaaaaaagggaaagaaatatttagttttatgTTACTTTAATAGCCCAATTTTAggacttcaataaatggtattgagaagttttaacaagaaaattattttcctagaaGGAAAGTTCaagtaaacaataagaaaaagataatgtAATGTTGGAAATATGAATATTCAAAACAAAGCACTGTAAATCTTAGGGATTTTTAGATAGGAATTGAAGAgatcacagaaaaaaagaattatgttccaaataaaaataagtcCTAAGTACTAATATTTACATATTCAGGTAACAATCTTAAATTAGTGTAGAATGATTAAATGGTATAATAAAAAAgagttttagaaataaagtatATGTATCTCAACTCCAAGTCTATTTCTTTAGAATTTACTTTAATGCAACTAAATTCAATTAAATGCAATAAACattactgagtgcctaccatgtacTTAAGCACTAAAGTGGACACTTGGAGTACACAGATTATAAGAGTTTGTCCCTGTTTGCCAGGAGCTCACAGTCAGGGTGCAAGGAAACAAGACAAAAACCAGATTTCAGGGTACTAGTGCCATGTCCCGGTGAACGGATACAGAGGGGAAGTTCAAACAAAGGTTTCTAAAGAGGTCTACTGTGATCTCTCTAAAAAGATAAACAGGATTCAGAAAAGGTTAGATGCACATGGGAATGTTCCAGGGGAAGACAACAGAACGTGTGCACATGCAGCAGCATGAACAGCGACAGCATGTTCAAAAGCAAGCAGTCTGGTGAGGCTGGCGTGTGTCTGCCCGTGGGGGAGCGGAGAGGGGAGGCTGCAGACGCAGGCGGGCCGAGGCCAGGGAAGGCCCTGTGAGCTCCACTGAGGACTCAGAGTTTTCACAGAGAGCTGCCGGCACACAGCTTTCAGAGGAGTCGAAAGGCAGCCACAACTCCGCTATAATAAAAGCAATGGCGGTAGAAAAATTGTACAAATTATTTGTAATATACTTATAACACTTTGTGAAAAGTAATTTCACTACctactttttcaatttttctctcaaTGGGTCATTCATGTATAAATggaaactacattttaaaaactttttattttgaggtaactGTAGATTCATACATCTTTTACCCAGTTTCtccagtggtaacatcttgcaaaactacagcataatatcacaaccaggaaattGATACTGATACAACCCACTacccttattcagatttcatcagttttaCACTCAATTGTGTCTATTAAATTGTATGCAATTTTATCACGTGTGTTAGATTCCCGTGATGTGATCACCGTCAAGATACAGATCAGTTCCATCACCAGGATCCCTCGTGCTAACCTTTTATAGCCACGGACACCTCTGctcccccactccccaacccctggcaaccaccatcggTTCCTTCTATAATTTCATCGTTTTAAGAATGTTAtctaaatgaaatcatacagtatgttatCCTTGCGGTCTGCCTATGCTGCCGCAGTATCAGTATCCATGCTTCTCACTGCtgaatagaattccattgtatggatgcgcCACAGTTCAACCATTCCCACACTGAAGGACATCAGGTTTTTCTCTAGTTTTTGGGTATTacgaacatttgtgtacagtttttgtgtgaacataagttttcatttctctagtctAAATGCTCAAGAGTGCAGCTTCTGGGCCGTACGGTAAGCACGTTTAGTTTGCACTGCCGTACTCTCTTCCAGAGTGCCTGCACTATCagacattcccaccagcaatggacaAGTGATCCAGGtttctgcatccttgccagcatttggtggtgtcattattttttatttttagccattctgataggtgtgtggtgatatctcattgtggttttaatttgcattttcctatggctaatcatgttgaacatctttttatgtgcttatttgtcatttgtatatGCTCTTCTGTGACATGTCTGTCATGTCTTTTTGGATTGCCTggttttttttactgttgaattttgagagttccttatatatttagaTACAAAgactttgtcagatatgtggtttgcaaatattttctagcaAGCAttagatttgaacagatacttcaccaaagaagatacatggatggcaaataagcacatgaaaagatgctcaccatcattcatcattagagaaatgcaaattaaacccacaATCAGATAGTACCACACACCTATTATAAcagctaaaatgaaaatgatgaccATAGTAAgtgttggcagtttcttaaagagTTTAAATACTTAACATATGATCCAACCattccacttttaggtatttacccaagagaaaagataATAAGTGTCCATACAAACATTTGTAGATAAaagttcatagcaactttatttctAATAGCTAAAAAGTGACATAGTCCAATGaccatcaataggtgaatggataaacaaactgtggtctaTCCATATGATGGACTACTACgcggcaataaaaaggaataaattcttGATACatacaacagcatggatgaatctcaaaacaattatgctaagtgaaagaaatcagaaccctctccaaaaaaaaaaaaaggtacatactctgtgactccacttatataaaattcaagaaatataaactagtctatagtgacagaaagcaggccAGTGGTtgcttggggagggggtggtgggatgGAAGAGAGGGTTTTCAAAGGATGTGACTTACTTTTGtgggtgatggatgtgttcactATCCTGACTTAATAATTTCATGGGTATTTACATATGTCAAATCTCATCAAATTACACATactaaatatgtgcagtttattgcatGCAATTATACCACAGGAaatcagtaaaaaacaaaacaagagactGCAGGCCTTTAGGCTATGCTTCAGAAAAGACtataaaatttccaaataaaaactgACTTAAAAATCAGTcgtcagggggccagccctgaagcATAGTGCTTacgtttggtgtgctctgctttggcagcccaggtttgcgggtttagatcctgagcgtggacctaaaTCACTCctcagccctgctgtggtggtgcccacatataaagtggaggaagactggcacagatgttagctcagggacagttttcctcaaggaaaaaaagaggaagattggcaacagatgttagctcagagctaatcttcctcaggatgAAATAAAAATCCTCTAAGTATTTCAACTACATGATATTAAGCATCTGAGCTGAAAACAGCTAAAACTAcgcttaatttctttttagttcatTGACATAACCACGTAGTTTGAAACAAAGGATGTGGGAGACAAGGCAGAGATTTTTTGCTTTAAGTCTCTCCTTACCTTCGCCCAGTGATGGTGCACATCCACGGTTCCCAGCATCACATGGCCCCCTGCACTCATCCCGGAACGGTCTGTAAACACCAGTGTACATCCTGATGATAACACACAAACCCTTCGGTCACTATCCAGAGACGCTTCATTCTTTTAGCATTGTGCAAATAATTACTTAAAGTTAGTGTATAAGTTCAGGATTAAAATCAGTAGAAGCTTAAAGGCTAATTTTATGCGGCAGTTTTATTCAAagaaacagatttaaaaattcaGCTTGATAAAGTCACATCTGTAAAGACTTTTAACACTTAGTTTTCCTCTATAGATTACAGATGTGTATTGCAGCTAagagacattttaaagaaaatgaaaagtgtttACCTTTTGCATTTTTAAGTGTTTCCAAGTTCTGCTGTGCTAAGCGGCCTAAACTATGCAGCTGGCTGCAGCGATGGGCAATGCCCCAGCTCCTCTGCCACCTAGTCCAACAGAGCACACAGGCGCGTTAACACCGGCATCCTTGAGGGAGGAGGCGCGCATTCACCCCCAACTGCTCAGTTCCTGCGAAAGCCAATGAGTTCTTTTCTCAAGGAGGCACACGACATGTTTCCAAACTAGCTTATTTTCCAtgaagcaaacaaacagaaaacaaactgttCACCAGAGAGTACAAATGTGACCGTTGTGTTCGGGCTTCCAACATCTAAAACAAGCAAATGCACTATGTtgttcctattttaaaataagagaatgaaATAGGAAAACTCTGAgaggaatctttttcttttccacagtgtTCAATgataatgattttgttttagATTTAAGTTCTTATTAGGAATTCCAGGTAGGTTTATCAGAtcctttttatcttattttagagaaaatgtttttatgaCATCATGTAATGTGCTCATTTTATAAATGCACATTAAATCTTAGTGACAAAATGGAGCCGATGTTCCTGTGACATCACAGAGGCAGTGCTGTGTAAATGTGAAGAGCACTGGTCAGAAGCGGTATCAGAAAACCCACGCTGAGCTCTAATTCTGTGATTTACTAGTTCTGTGACCTGGAACAAGTTGCTTCTAGCCTTCCTAAGCTTTCTCTTTCATACATGCAAAGTGGGGACATTTCCTACAGCTCAGGAGGTATAAACCAAAGGGGATAACatatgtgaaggagtgaggcacTCAAACAGGCTCTCAAAAAACTGAGGTTTTTTTCTT is a genomic window of Equus asinus isolate D_3611 breed Donkey chromosome 21, EquAss-T2T_v2, whole genome shotgun sequence containing:
- the TCAIM gene encoding T-cell activation inhibitor, mitochondrial isoform X2, encoding MFCHLRPVRRLCLEKIFPRWFLYSRALSGAEAVNALRPFYFAVHPDFFGQHPREREVNENSLKRLSVYLENLQKPGFKSLKPTQLTFYVRERDQNSSDGQEPFSTAGFRAVKFTLHTRDLLSTVLYILNSCSLSSEHIQSLNTTVHSQPLKEAKRMPDRPIRWDKSYYSFTGFKDPDEDLEQVSRMETTLTSWLDNNGKSAVKKLKNSLPLRKELDRLKDELSHQLQLSDIRWQRSWGIAHRCSQLHSLGRLAQQNLETLKNAKGCTLVFTDRSGMSAGGHVMLGTVDVHHHWAKLFERLPSYFDLQRRLVLLEDQISHLLGGIRVVYLEELQPALTLEEYYSLLDVFYNRLLKNRILFHPQSLRGLQMILNSDRYAPSLHELGHFNIPTLCDPANLQWFILTKAQQARENMKRKEELKVIENELIQASTKKFSLEKFYKEPSVSSIQMVDCCKRLLEQSLPYLQGLHLCVSHFYSVMQDGDLCIPWNWKNGEAVK
- the TCAIM gene encoding T-cell activation inhibitor, mitochondrial isoform X3, translating into MPDRPIRWDKSYYSFTGFKDPDEDLEQVSRMETTLTSWLDNNGKSAVKKLKNSLPLRKELDRLKDELSHQLQLSDIRWQRSWGIAHRCSQLHSLGRLAQQNLETLKNAKGCTLVFTDRSGMSAGGHVMLGTVDVHHHWAKLFERLPSYFDLQRRLVLLEDQISHLLGGIRVVYLEELQPALTLEEYYSLLDVFYNRLLKNRILFHPQSLRGLQMILNSDRYAPSLHELGHFNIPTLCDPANLQWFILTKAQQARENMKRKEELKVIENELIQASTKKFSLEKFYKEPSVSSIQMVDCCKRLLEQSLPYLQGLHLCVSHFYSVMQDGDLCIPWNWKNGEAVK